The following are from one region of the Sphingobium cloacae genome:
- a CDS encoding type IIL restriction-modification enzyme MmeI produces MHDRFPGVHRYLFDHVKPERDENDREQYRLNWWRFAEPRPRLRAAISGLRRYIVTSETATERFFKFIPSAGRLVDGSVIAIASDDPYVLGVVSSTAHTVWALRAGGRMGSGDDPRYQNETCFDPFPFPPSVPELEQRIRIAARKLDRLRRKVLARHSDLTLTALYTTLARMRDAKGGVLDPKYRSIAERGEVSLIRHYHQQIDEAVAEAYGWPRDLEHEEMLVRLVALNDERAEEERAGQIRWVRPSFQAKSLRKKPAQVVLQLRRGTKAKKVERDWPSALPEQVVAVASVVARSAKPLAPKDVARAFKGKRASTVAPVLDALAGMGMVRKLEDGRYAA; encoded by the coding sequence TTGCATGATCGCTTCCCTGGCGTGCACCGCTACCTGTTCGATCATGTGAAGCCAGAGCGCGATGAAAACGACAGGGAGCAGTACCGCCTCAATTGGTGGCGCTTCGCAGAACCTCGACCGAGGCTTCGTGCAGCCATCAGCGGTCTCCGGCGCTACATCGTCACCAGCGAAACAGCTACGGAGAGGTTCTTCAAGTTTATTCCCAGTGCGGGCCGTCTCGTGGATGGCTCAGTTATAGCGATTGCGTCCGACGACCCCTATGTTCTCGGCGTGGTCTCGAGCACAGCGCACACCGTGTGGGCGCTTCGTGCGGGCGGGCGGATGGGGTCGGGCGACGATCCGCGTTATCAAAATGAAACCTGTTTTGATCCGTTTCCCTTTCCGCCGAGCGTGCCGGAACTGGAGCAGAGGATTCGGATTGCAGCGCGCAAATTGGACAGGTTGCGCCGGAAGGTTCTAGCGCGCCATTCGGATCTGACCCTGACAGCACTTTATACCACGCTCGCCCGTATGCGAGATGCCAAGGGTGGAGTTCTTGATCCCAAATACCGGTCCATCGCCGAACGCGGCGAAGTCTCGCTCATCCGCCATTATCACCAACAGATAGATGAGGCTGTCGCTGAAGCATACGGTTGGCCGCGCGACTTGGAACATGAGGAAATGCTGGTCAGGCTTGTTGCTTTGAATGACGAGCGAGCCGAGGAGGAGCGTGCGGGGCAGATCCGGTGGGTTCGGCCCTCTTTCCAGGCGAAATCCCTCCGAAAGAAGCCGGCCCAAGTCGTCCTGCAACTTCGCAGAGGCACCAAGGCAAAGAAGGTGGAGCGGGATTGGCCAAGCGCCCTTCCAGAACAAGTGGTTGCCGTCGCAAGCGTCGTGGCGCGGTCCGCCAAACCATTGGCGCCCAAAGATGTTGCCCGTGCATTCAAAGGGAAACGCGCCTCTACAGTCGCGCCAGTGCTTGATGCGCTTGCAGGAATGGGGATGGTACGAAAGCTTGAGGACGGCCGCTATGCGGCCTGA
- a CDS encoding metallophosphoesterase family protein codes for MSSFRFLHAADIHLDSPLHGLSRYDGLPVEEIRSATRSAFDNLIQCAIDEAVDFVVIAGDLFDGDWRDMGTGLYFARAMGRLDQAGIPAFIIAGNHDAASAISRTLTWPPNVRQFGPRRPETHRLPNLAVALHGQSFSTPAVTDNLVLSYPAAEANSFNIGVLHTALAGRPGHAKYAPCGVEDLRGKGYDYWALGHVHEFEIVNDNPYVVFPGNVQGRTIREAGAKGAVIVTVVDGEVSSIDRIDLDVVRWIRLDIDCAGSSPGGLPDLIRAELTRIHGADGSGRPMIVRVSLRGELAGAGALIDKAGAIRDDVRAIATSISPDLHVEKVKVLVSEPTTEQHAVLGEDLDELIGEGSSDLGLAAAIEADLERFMVLAKSALGESEDGELRLLAAQGDWAGILGTASTALRSRLTPEA; via the coding sequence GTGTCGAGTTTCCGCTTCCTGCATGCTGCGGACATCCATTTGGACAGTCCATTGCATGGCCTATCGCGGTACGATGGACTTCCCGTCGAGGAGATCCGGTCGGCCACGCGATCCGCGTTTGACAACCTCATCCAATGCGCGATCGACGAGGCGGTGGACTTTGTCGTCATCGCCGGCGATCTATTCGATGGCGACTGGCGCGATATGGGGACGGGACTCTACTTTGCCCGGGCCATGGGCCGTCTCGATCAGGCCGGCATTCCAGCGTTCATTATTGCCGGCAACCACGACGCCGCCTCGGCGATCTCGCGGACGTTGACTTGGCCGCCAAACGTTCGCCAATTCGGACCGAGGCGTCCCGAAACCCACAGGCTGCCGAACCTCGCTGTGGCGCTGCACGGCCAGAGCTTTTCCACGCCGGCCGTCACCGACAACCTCGTCCTCTCCTATCCGGCCGCAGAAGCGAACTCGTTCAACATCGGCGTACTCCACACCGCCTTGGCGGGGCGGCCGGGGCACGCCAAATACGCGCCCTGTGGCGTCGAAGATTTACGCGGGAAGGGCTACGACTACTGGGCACTCGGCCATGTGCACGAGTTCGAAATCGTCAACGACAACCCCTATGTCGTCTTTCCAGGCAACGTGCAGGGCCGCACTATACGCGAGGCGGGCGCAAAGGGTGCAGTCATCGTGACGGTGGTGGATGGCGAGGTTTCGTCCATTGATCGCATCGATCTGGACGTTGTGCGCTGGATCCGCCTCGACATCGATTGCGCCGGCTCATCGCCGGGCGGCCTCCCGGACCTGATCCGCGCCGAACTGACGCGCATCCACGGCGCCGATGGCTCCGGTCGGCCAATGATCGTCCGCGTGAGCCTGAGGGGCGAGCTCGCAGGCGCAGGCGCGCTCATCGACAAGGCTGGGGCCATTCGGGACGACGTGCGCGCCATCGCCACGTCGATCTCGCCAGACCTTCATGTCGAGAAGGTGAAGGTACTGGTGTCGGAGCCGACCACGGAACAACACGCCGTGCTCGGCGAGGATCTCGATGAATTGATCGGCGAGGGCTCCTCGGACCTCGGACTAGCGGCGGCGATTGAGGCGGATCTGGAGCGCTTCATGGTTCTGGCGAAGAGCGCGCTCGGTGAGTCGGAGGACGGTGAATTGCGTCTGTTAGCGGCACAGGGCGACTGGGCAGGAATCCTCGGCACCGCGTCAACGGCGTTGCGGTCGCGCCTGACGCCGGAAGCCTGA
- a CDS encoding ATP-binding protein, with translation MRFSRLSLERYGRFADCELNFRSGDPDLHIIYGANEAGKTTSLAAVSDLLFGFPQRSPYNFMFDYILLRVGAVLEDGSRTFACRRKKGTAGTLLDTNDAAIDEAPLASMLKGQTRETFSLSFSLDQDALRSGGKAMVEAKNDLGRTLFAAGSGLTGVADELKKLEGEADAIWAPTTSQRRSFTFAHRQLAEATKTIRDAALKPKSWSDARNAMLEAQAALNLARDARDVVQTELRAADRVRRLAPLVRLRDEQTETLLGYETIVDLSVQREDEAERVIREAEEAQRQRSTAEQLKADAENRRDKIEADPTLLEKADEIDQLIADGGAVAKAAQDLVRREAELVVAEALTRRLRAEAGPNADATPSRALAAKLRDLSRTHGENAAARRQIAESRNDLDDRRKRAQDRLDGASAAAASEALIDAVDAARALGSDADARCEGAGLRVEALASSLPALLTRLSPWTGGIDELLVLPEVGDEEIESARSELAEILGQVRREEEQLRHWTEEAEKVALEIGQLATGTVVSEDEIASVRLSRQDCWQPIRENVLAGTPLGSPEAAVADYETSVSRVDEKMVLRFSLAEESSRLSVLERSKASHDLQAKQAQGRIEDARKRYGEAAEAWAARLTAAGLPALEPTRFLTWRSARDAAVEAHRDGLTLRADLASIVGRRDRCRAALAQALEVADAGGPLTPVLAAAERKRAEYEDFTQQRRLAAEQLDQIAAEASALDRRHQRLDDEDASNVTSWREVMDEAGLQLDIVTCGAVLELLDDLRGAIAAEADLRRRVETIRRDASNHMERVEKLSDGSNVPAGDTATRLGALRNCLTAARSAATLIDSLDEEARRRADQFEEASAKLATADAALAPALAETKSTDRAELSEAIERSRAKRRLTVERAAIERRIVEEGDGFTLDELVAAVAASNPDQIASHVSSLDARLGELNDEVAAAATAHGHARSAFTALDAGGTAAVDAASDAEQAKAELEVLAEQYILKRAQALTLKWAIEKYRERHQDPLLLRAGDLFSILTAGRYAALRVDADGSVPRLLGLRDDRRTMVEVGAMSEGTTDQLFLALRLAALEQSVKAGVNLPFLADDLFVNFDDERAEAGFRVLAEVACSTQVLFFTHHPHLVEIAKSVVGDDLHSKCELA, from the coding sequence ATGCGTTTCTCCCGCCTTTCCCTCGAACGTTACGGCCGCTTCGCGGACTGCGAGCTAAACTTTCGGTCCGGCGACCCCGACCTCCACATCATCTATGGGGCGAACGAAGCCGGCAAGACGACCTCGCTGGCGGCGGTGTCAGACCTCCTTTTCGGATTCCCCCAGCGGTCGCCGTACAACTTCATGTTCGATTACATCCTCCTCAGGGTCGGTGCGGTACTGGAGGACGGTAGTCGGACGTTCGCGTGCCGCCGGAAAAAGGGTACGGCCGGCACGCTGCTTGACACGAATGACGCAGCGATCGACGAGGCTCCCCTTGCCTCGATGCTGAAAGGGCAGACCCGCGAAACCTTCAGCCTCTCCTTCAGTCTCGACCAGGATGCCCTGCGCTCGGGAGGCAAGGCAATGGTAGAAGCCAAGAACGACCTCGGCCGCACGTTGTTCGCCGCGGGTTCTGGCCTCACCGGCGTCGCCGACGAGCTCAAGAAGCTCGAAGGCGAGGCCGATGCCATCTGGGCGCCTACGACGTCCCAGCGACGCAGCTTTACCTTCGCGCACCGCCAGCTCGCCGAAGCCACCAAGACGATCCGAGACGCAGCTCTCAAGCCCAAGTCCTGGTCTGACGCACGGAACGCGATGCTGGAGGCACAGGCCGCACTCAATCTGGCTCGAGACGCCCGCGACGTGGTCCAAACGGAGCTGAGGGCTGCAGACCGCGTAAGGCGGCTCGCCCCGCTCGTACGGCTGCGCGACGAGCAGACCGAGACCCTGCTCGGCTACGAAACCATCGTTGATCTCAGTGTGCAACGCGAGGACGAGGCGGAACGCGTGATCCGCGAGGCCGAGGAGGCCCAGCGCCAGAGGTCGACCGCAGAGCAGCTAAAGGCTGACGCGGAAAACCGTCGGGACAAAATCGAGGCCGATCCGACCCTTTTGGAAAAGGCGGACGAGATCGACCAGCTCATCGCGGACGGGGGCGCCGTCGCGAAGGCCGCGCAGGATCTAGTCCGGCGCGAGGCGGAGCTCGTCGTCGCGGAGGCGCTGACTCGCCGTTTGAGGGCCGAAGCGGGACCCAACGCGGACGCCACACCTTCACGCGCTTTGGCGGCAAAGTTGCGCGACCTCTCCCGGACTCACGGCGAGAACGCCGCCGCGAGAAGGCAGATCGCCGAGAGCCGGAACGATCTCGACGACCGAAGGAAGCGCGCGCAGGACCGGCTCGATGGTGCATCGGCCGCCGCGGCTTCCGAGGCGCTCATTGATGCGGTCGACGCCGCACGCGCGCTCGGATCGGATGCCGACGCTCGTTGCGAAGGAGCCGGCCTTAGGGTCGAAGCGTTGGCATCGTCGCTGCCCGCCCTGCTCACCCGCCTTTCGCCGTGGACGGGCGGAATCGACGAGCTGCTGGTGCTACCCGAGGTGGGCGACGAGGAGATCGAGTCCGCACGTAGCGAACTGGCCGAAATTCTCGGCCAAGTTCGCCGTGAAGAGGAGCAGCTCCGGCACTGGACCGAAGAGGCCGAGAAGGTTGCGCTGGAGATTGGCCAACTCGCGACCGGCACCGTCGTGTCCGAGGACGAGATCGCATCGGTCCGTTTGAGCCGCCAGGACTGCTGGCAACCCATCCGTGAGAATGTCCTTGCGGGGACCCCACTCGGGTCTCCAGAAGCGGCCGTAGCCGACTACGAGACAAGCGTGTCCCGTGTGGACGAGAAGATGGTCCTCCGTTTTTCGCTGGCCGAGGAGTCGAGCCGCCTCTCCGTGCTCGAGCGGTCCAAGGCGTCGCACGATCTTCAGGCCAAACAAGCGCAGGGCCGGATTGAAGATGCCCGCAAGCGTTATGGAGAAGCAGCGGAGGCATGGGCGGCGCGATTGACCGCGGCCGGCCTGCCAGCCCTCGAGCCCACCCGTTTCCTAACCTGGCGGTCGGCGCGGGACGCGGCGGTCGAGGCCCATCGCGATGGCTTGACGTTGCGGGCCGATCTCGCTTCCATTGTCGGACGGCGTGACCGGTGCCGGGCCGCGCTGGCGCAGGCGTTGGAGGTTGCGGACGCCGGCGGACCGTTAACGCCGGTACTCGCGGCAGCCGAGCGGAAGCGGGCTGAATACGAGGATTTTACGCAACAGCGCCGTCTTGCCGCAGAACAGTTGGACCAGATCGCCGCGGAGGCCTCCGCCCTCGACCGGCGGCACCAGCGCCTCGACGATGAGGACGCGTCGAACGTCACCTCCTGGCGAGAAGTAATGGACGAAGCCGGTCTGCAGCTGGACATCGTCACTTGCGGTGCGGTTCTGGAACTACTCGATGATCTTCGTGGCGCCATCGCGGCAGAGGCAGACCTGCGCAGGAGGGTCGAGACGATCCGCAGGGACGCCAGCAATCACATGGAGCGGGTAGAGAAGTTGTCCGATGGCTCCAACGTTCCCGCGGGCGACACGGCGACGCGGCTTGGCGCTCTAAGGAATTGCCTCACGGCGGCCAGGTCGGCCGCCACGCTGATCGATTCGCTGGATGAGGAAGCGCGCCGCCGCGCGGATCAGTTCGAGGAGGCTTCGGCGAAGCTCGCCACGGCCGACGCGGCGCTGGCCCCCGCGCTCGCTGAAACCAAATCGACGGATCGCGCGGAATTATCGGAAGCGATCGAACGGTCGCGCGCGAAGCGCCGGCTGACGGTGGAGCGGGCCGCCATAGAACGCAGGATCGTCGAGGAAGGGGACGGCTTCACGCTGGACGAACTCGTCGCCGCAGTCGCCGCTTCTAATCCTGACCAAATCGCGAGCCACGTCTCGTCGCTGGATGCACGGTTGGGGGAATTGAACGACGAGGTGGCCGCAGCGGCTACGGCGCATGGCCACGCCAGATCTGCTTTCACCGCCCTCGACGCGGGCGGGACAGCCGCGGTGGACGCGGCATCGGACGCGGAACAGGCGAAGGCCGAGCTTGAAGTCCTTGCCGAACAGTACATCCTGAAGCGTGCTCAGGCGCTGACGTTGAAGTGGGCGATCGAGAAATACCGCGAAAGACATCAAGATCCGTTGCTGTTGCGCGCCGGCGATTTGTTCTCGATTCTGACCGCCGGCCGCTATGCCGCGCTACGAGTGGACGCCGACGGAAGCGTCCCGCGGCTGCTGGGCCTGAGGGACGATCGACGCACAATGGTGGAGGTGGGCGCCATGAGCGAGGGCACCACCGACCAGCTCTTCCTCGCCCTTAGGCTGGCGGCGCTGGAGCAATCGGTGAAGGCTGGGGTCAACCTGCCGTTTCTCGCCGATGACTTGTTCGTGAACTTCGACGACGAGCGCGCCGAAGCGGGGTTCAGGGTGCTCGCCGAGGTGGCCTGTTCCACGCAGGTCCTGTTCTTCACGCACCATCCCCACCTTGTCGAGATTGCCAAGTCCGTTGTCGGTGACGACCTCCACTCGAAGTGCGAGCTCGCTTGA
- a CDS encoding UvrD-helicase domain-containing protein translates to MADEETAADAAGRLALERVYACFDAGQSFRLEAGAGAGKTYSLEKALRRLIELRGTELVRKRQQIGCITFTNVAKDEIIARVQAHPAVRPETIHGFCWSVLQDFQPQLRAIVPDLPGWGERLADAGVGGLGARKVNYDLGYPRVTPDEVSLKHEDVLTLMTELLARPKFRLVLAKRYPVLLIDEYQDTDAGFVEALKQHFLGTGTGPIIGLFGDHWQKIYGEGCGAVEHAALEVIDKNANFRSAEPIVAVLNRMRPDLEQIPSDPDAPGEARIFHTNAWPGQRRTGQGGGHWTGDTSPEAARAYLDHLKQRLSDEGWDFAVERTKILMLSHSVLAKEQGYPTIQSIYGQFNDAWLKKEDPHIKFLADQLEPACAAFQAKRYGEMFESLGAGRPCIRRHHDKVAWTQSLEQLIQLRATGTIGAVIDLIKGQAHMHLPEAVLDREQRLADAGPEPVEGESRRIAQLRRLRDVAYTELMAVDAFIDGHTPFATKHGVKGAEFENVLVIVGRGWNKYNFAQMLERLDPGPPADKVESFESNRNLFYVACSRPKRRLALLFTQILSELAMAKVTALFGEANVIPLPADPAGGAAP, encoded by the coding sequence ATGGCTGACGAAGAGACCGCCGCCGACGCGGCCGGCCGCCTTGCACTTGAGCGTGTCTATGCGTGCTTCGATGCCGGACAAAGCTTCCGGCTCGAGGCAGGCGCGGGCGCAGGCAAGACATATTCCCTAGAAAAGGCGCTGCGCCGCCTGATCGAACTTCGCGGTACGGAACTTGTGCGTAAGCGCCAACAGATTGGTTGCATCACGTTCACGAACGTGGCGAAGGATGAGATTATCGCGCGCGTTCAGGCCCACCCGGCGGTTCGGCCGGAGACCATTCACGGATTTTGTTGGTCAGTATTGCAGGACTTTCAGCCCCAGCTCCGCGCGATCGTGCCTGACTTGCCGGGATGGGGAGAACGTCTCGCCGATGCCGGGGTGGGGGGGCTAGGCGCGAGGAAGGTCAATTACGACCTCGGCTATCCCCGGGTGACGCCAGACGAGGTGTCATTGAAGCACGAAGACGTGCTGACGCTGATGACGGAGCTGCTGGCACGGCCCAAGTTTCGCTTAGTGCTAGCGAAGCGCTATCCCGTGCTGCTGATTGACGAATATCAGGACACCGATGCGGGCTTCGTAGAGGCTCTAAAGCAGCATTTCCTAGGTACGGGTACGGGGCCTATCATTGGCCTGTTCGGCGACCATTGGCAGAAGATCTACGGTGAGGGATGCGGTGCGGTCGAGCACGCAGCACTCGAGGTGATCGACAAAAACGCCAATTTCCGATCCGCCGAACCCATCGTCGCGGTGCTCAATCGCATGCGACCCGATCTCGAACAGATCCCCAGCGACCCGGATGCGCCGGGTGAGGCTCGAATCTTTCACACGAATGCATGGCCGGGCCAGCGCCGAACGGGCCAGGGCGGTGGTCACTGGACTGGCGACACGAGCCCCGAGGCGGCACGCGCCTATCTCGATCACCTGAAGCAGCGATTGTCGGATGAGGGCTGGGACTTTGCCGTCGAACGCACCAAGATCCTGATGCTCAGCCACAGCGTGCTGGCGAAGGAACAGGGCTATCCGACCATCCAGAGCATTTATGGCCAGTTCAACGATGCCTGGCTCAAGAAAGAAGACCCCCACATCAAATTTCTGGCCGACCAGCTCGAGCCAGCATGCGCGGCCTTTCAGGCGAAGCGCTATGGCGAGATGTTTGAGAGCCTAGGCGCCGGCAGGCCGTGCATCCGTCGGCATCACGACAAGGTCGCATGGACGCAGTCTCTCGAACAGCTTATCCAATTGCGAGCGACCGGCACGATCGGCGCCGTCATCGACCTCATCAAAGGCCAGGCTCACATGCATCTGCCCGAGGCGGTGCTGGACCGCGAGCAACGCTTGGCCGACGCCGGACCCGAACCGGTCGAAGGCGAGTCTCGGAGGATCGCCCAGCTGCGAAGGCTACGGGACGTCGCCTACACCGAGCTGATGGCGGTGGATGCGTTCATCGATGGTCACACGCCCTTCGCCACCAAGCACGGCGTGAAGGGTGCGGAGTTCGAGAACGTGCTCGTCATCGTCGGCCGTGGCTGGAACAAGTATAATTTCGCGCAGATGCTGGAACGGCTCGACCCAGGCCCCCCGGCAGACAAGGTCGAATCCTTCGAGAGCAATCGCAACCTGTTCTACGTCGCGTGCTCCAGACCGAAGCGCCGATTGGCGCTGTTGTTCACCCAGATTCTAAGCGAGCTCGCGATGGCGAAGGTGACAGCTTTGTTCGGCGAGGCCAATGTGATCCCGCTTCCAGCAGATCCCGCGGGCGGGGCCGCGCCATGA
- a CDS encoding nucleotidyl transferase AbiEii/AbiGii toxin family protein has protein sequence MDEFARRPAEDRRAFIDEAAARRDLTPIIIEKDFWVCWTLRRLVMCPDLAGHMTFKGGTSLSKAYGIIARFSEDIDLTISRAAPLLSEVASPMDSDITGKERERRTKALKAAAQAYVATVAMPILAREIEVALGTAEGWSLALDPDDKDQQTLLFVYPRTSGYGLAYGENYGGADESGYIKPRIKLEFGARGDTEPFALRPILPYLAEDFPEELPDPVTEVPTLAVARTFWEKVTILHALHHNGKLREGMSRHYYDVLMLDQAGITNEAMGRIDLLEQVVHNKSLMFADRSASYDTAVVGTLRLSPDGATWEKLERDYGAMSEMFMAAPPKFEALMKGLAAIEGTINGR, from the coding sequence ATGGATGAGTTCGCACGCAGACCAGCCGAGGATCGGCGCGCCTTTATCGATGAAGCGGCGGCGCGGCGGGATCTGACGCCGATCATCATCGAGAAGGATTTCTGGGTCTGCTGGACGCTACGCCGCCTCGTCATGTGTCCCGACCTCGCCGGTCACATGACCTTCAAGGGCGGGACCTCGCTGTCGAAAGCCTATGGGATCATCGCGCGCTTCTCCGAAGATATCGACCTCACCATCAGCCGCGCGGCGCCGCTGCTCAGCGAAGTCGCCTCGCCGATGGACAGCGACATTACCGGCAAGGAGCGCGAGCGCCGGACCAAGGCGCTCAAGGCGGCGGCACAGGCTTATGTCGCCACGGTCGCCATGCCGATCCTGGCGCGCGAAATCGAAGTCGCTCTCGGCACGGCCGAGGGCTGGAGCCTGGCGCTCGATCCCGACGACAAGGACCAGCAGACGCTGCTCTTCGTCTATCCGCGCACCTCGGGTTACGGGCTCGCCTATGGCGAGAATTACGGCGGCGCGGATGAAAGCGGTTACATCAAGCCGCGCATCAAGCTGGAATTTGGCGCCCGCGGCGACACGGAACCGTTCGCGCTTCGACCGATCTTGCCCTATCTGGCCGAAGACTTTCCCGAGGAACTGCCGGATCCGGTGACCGAGGTGCCGACGCTGGCCGTTGCGCGGACCTTCTGGGAAAAGGTCACGATCCTTCATGCGCTCCATCATAACGGCAAGCTGCGCGAGGGCATGTCGCGCCATTATTATGACGTGCTGATGCTCGACCAGGCGGGCATCACGAACGAGGCGATGGGGCGGATCGATCTGCTCGAGCAGGTCGTGCACAACAAGAGCCTGATGTTCGCGGACAGGTCGGCCTCCTATGACACCGCCGTGGTTGGAACGCTGCGCCTGTCGCCCGATGGCGCGACTTGGGAGAAGCTTGAGCGGGACTATGGCGCGATGTCGGAGATGTTCATGGCCGCGCCGCCGAAATTCGAGGCGTTGATGAAGGGTCTGGCGGCGATCGAGGGGACGATCAACGGGCGTTGA
- a CDS encoding DUF6088 family protein gives MSAVADRIMKRVRGKGRGWVFTPKSFVDFGTRGSVDMALSRLVTAGDIRRIGRGLYDYPRQHDKLGALSPDPANVAKALSTQSGDKLAPSGAAAANRLGLSTQVPARASYATTGRTRVRQAGGRSLTLKHSRAPVLDNAPDSVNAVVQALAHLGKDNIDSDKIRHFAARLDDRDMRMLAQARAEMPGWMGDVVLKIGAARNG, from the coding sequence GTGTCTGCGGTAGCCGATCGGATCATGAAGCGCGTGCGCGGCAAGGGCCGCGGCTGGGTGTTCACGCCCAAGAGCTTCGTCGACTTCGGGACGCGTGGGTCGGTCGACATGGCGCTGTCGCGCCTCGTGACCGCCGGCGACATCCGGCGCATCGGCCGGGGTCTTTATGACTATCCGCGCCAGCATGACAAGCTCGGTGCGCTCAGTCCCGATCCCGCCAATGTCGCCAAGGCCCTCTCGACGCAGAGCGGGGACAAGCTCGCACCGTCGGGCGCGGCGGCGGCGAACAGGCTCGGGCTATCGACCCAGGTTCCCGCCCGGGCCAGCTATGCCACGACCGGCCGCACCCGGGTCAGGCAAGCGGGCGGGCGCAGCCTGACGCTCAAGCACAGCCGCGCACCGGTGCTCGACAATGCGCCGGACTCGGTCAACGCGGTCGTGCAGGCGCTCGCGCATCTGGGGAAGGACAATATCGATAGCGACAAGATCCGGCACTTCGCCGCCCGCCTCGATGATCGCGACATGCGGATGCTCGCCCAGGCCAGGGCCGAGATGCCCGGATGGATGGGCGACGTCGTCTTAAAGATCGGCGCCGCCCGCAATGGATGA
- a CDS encoding relaxase/mobilization nuclease domain-containing protein, which translates to MREEEGVLPLPSLMEAWRPPAGGKRTLRGAYVRIKPGGSGGGAARPMSMGQAEARAKLERIVRKAPEVMVKVSGKQYGAHHVAEHFGYVARHGKLAVRSSEGEIITEPDRLKAIAQDWAMLDEAMNEHGRERPTSMSLVLSMPGGSTDAETLHDAAQAFARILFEGNHAYMLALHTDTDHPHVHLTVATEGADGTRFNPRKADLHHMRETFAHELRARGVAAEATPRRARGHVQKRVRSAALHLDARLGAEGRRLNLAQLNELRAQSFVRAADQERRPEDVMALARQKQIRGAYAEAAVALAATGKPEDRALGQEIAGFLAAMPPAVSRRLARAREILQSERPPQERRNEPEGVSPPTGADEGRPPPHRDRER; encoded by the coding sequence ATGCGTGAGGAGGAGGGGGTTCTCCCGCTTCCCAGCCTGATGGAGGCCTGGCGGCCGCCGGCAGGCGGCAAGCGGACCCTGCGCGGCGCCTATGTTCGGATCAAACCGGGCGGAAGCGGGGGCGGGGCCGCCCGGCCGATGTCGATGGGCCAGGCCGAGGCGCGCGCCAAGCTCGAGCGGATCGTGCGCAAGGCGCCCGAGGTGATGGTGAAGGTCTCCGGCAAGCAATATGGCGCTCATCATGTCGCCGAGCATTTCGGCTATGTGGCGCGCCACGGGAAGCTCGCCGTCCGATCGAGCGAGGGCGAGATTATCACCGAGCCGGATCGGCTCAAGGCGATCGCTCAGGACTGGGCGATGCTCGACGAGGCCATGAACGAACATGGCCGGGAACGGCCGACGTCGATGTCGCTGGTGCTGTCGATGCCCGGGGGATCGACCGACGCCGAGACGCTCCATGATGCGGCGCAGGCATTCGCGCGAATCCTGTTCGAGGGGAACCATGCCTATATGCTGGCGCTCCATACCGACACCGATCATCCCCACGTCCATCTGACGGTGGCGACCGAAGGGGCGGACGGAACCCGCTTCAATCCGCGCAAGGCGGATCTCCATCATATGCGTGAGACCTTCGCGCATGAGCTGCGCGCGCGCGGTGTCGCGGCGGAAGCGACACCCCGGCGGGCGCGCGGTCATGTCCAGAAGCGCGTGCGGTCAGCCGCGCTCCATCTCGATGCCCGGCTTGGGGCCGAGGGGCGCAGGCTCAATCTCGCGCAGCTCAACGAACTGCGGGCGCAAAGCTTCGTGCGTGCGGCCGACCAGGAGCGCCGGCCGGAAGATGTCATGGCGCTGGCGCGCCAGAAGCAGATCCGCGGCGCCTATGCCGAGGCCGCCGTCGCGCTCGCCGCCACCGGAAAACCGGAAGATCGGGCCTTGGGGCAGGAAATCGCCGGCTTTCTGGCGGCGATGCCGCCGGCGGTGTCGCGGCGGCTCGCGCGCGCACGGGAGATACTGCAATCCGAACGGCCGCCGCAGGAGCGCCGAAACGAGCCGGAGGGCGTTTCGCCGCCCACAGGTGCGGACGAGGGGCGGCCACCGCCTCACCGGGATCGGGAACGATGA
- a CDS encoding plasmid mobilization protein encodes MPVLTFRLDDDVAQRFAALAAVSGGRSALLRRLIGDALAMEAGEGHQAPRARQRATCRVEVRLIPEEIAALDRAADVLGMKRTDWITTLLARRLRANAPLPREERAAVAQAWRELNRIGINLNQATRALNASVMVESGLDVAREAARVASFRSEIVDALAGLGAALKGDLRYWDMADA; translated from the coding sequence ATGCCCGTCCTCACCTTTCGGCTCGACGATGATGTCGCCCAGCGTTTCGCCGCGCTCGCGGCGGTATCGGGCGGCCGCTCGGCGCTGCTGCGCCGCTTGATCGGTGACGCCTTGGCCATGGAGGCGGGGGAGGGGCATCAGGCGCCGCGCGCCCGCCAGCGCGCAACCTGCCGGGTCGAGGTTCGGCTGATCCCGGAAGAGATCGCCGCGCTCGACCGCGCGGCGGATGTGCTGGGGATGAAGCGTACCGACTGGATCACCACGTTGCTGGCGCGGCGCTTGCGCGCAAACGCGCCCTTGCCGCGCGAGGAGCGGGCGGCCGTCGCGCAGGCGTGGCGCGAGCTCAATCGGATCGGGATCAACCTCAACCAGGCGACCCGCGCGCTCAACGCCTCGGTGATGGTCGAATCCGGCCTCGACGTCGCGCGGGAAGCGGCCAGGGTCGCAAGCTTTAGGTCCGAGATCGTCGATGCGCTCGCCGGTCTCGGGGCCGCGCTCAAGGGCGATCTTCGCTACTGGGACATGGCCGATGCGTGA